A region of Zeugodacus cucurbitae isolate PBARC_wt_2022May chromosome 5, idZeuCucr1.2, whole genome shotgun sequence DNA encodes the following proteins:
- the LOC128922221 gene encoding circadian clock-controlled protein daywake-like, protein MGLNTKFGSNQKLVLLTLAAAISMQSCIFAFEFPEPITKCHFVDEKCMIEQAHKLFKKAATGVPERDIPALEPLKLDKIEMLGDKNSALKVDLIMNDVEIHNYTKARVTSIKGFSKDLSKPMKVVTQNFNPRITIKSKYKINGNILVLPIRGEGELTMVLDNVKTRFSTTLKVEERNGKIYLSADTIKLETQMDKVHTDMTNLFNGDKTLSESMLQVLNDNWRLLSDDLTPIINEALGNKVKELLKKFFKDVPYDDYFLAD, encoded by the exons ATGGGTCTAAATACCAAATTCGGTTCGAATCAAAAACTAGTTTTATTGACCTTGGCGGCGGCGATTTCTATGCAGTCGTGCATTTTCGCGTTCGAATTTC CTGAACCCATTACGAAATGCCACTTTGTCGATGAAAAATGTATGATCGAGCAGGCGCACAAGTTGTTTAAGAAAGCTGCCACAGGTGTGCCTGAAAGGGATATACCAGCTTTGGAGCCGTTGAAGTTGGATAAGATCGAAATGTTGGGCGATAAAAATAGTGCTTTAAAAGTTGACTTGATAATGAACGATGTTGAGATACATAATTATACGAAGGCGCGCGTTACATCGATCAA AGGCTTCAGCAAAGATCTCAGTAAACCAATGAAAGTCGTCACGCAAAATTTCAATCCGCGTATCACTATCAAGTCGAAATATAAGATCAATGGCAATATACTTGTGTTGCCTATTAGAGGTGAAGGTGAACTCACTATGGTGTTGGACAATGTAAAAACCCGCTTTTCGACCACACTCAAAGTGGAGGAGCGTAATggtaaaatttatttgtctGCTGATACTATCAAACTCGAAACTCAAATGGATAA GGTTCACACTGACATGACAAACCTCTTTAATGGCGACAAAACGCTCTCTGAGAGCATGCTCCAGGTATTGAACGACAACTGGCGGTTACTCAGTGATGATCTGACGCCGATTATCAACGAGGCATTGGGAAATAAAGTGAAAGAGTTGTTGAAGAAATTCTTCAAAGATGTGCCGTATGATGATTATTTCTTGGCGGACTAA
- the LOC128922205 gene encoding uncharacterized protein LOC128922205: MERCWKSENKPILAKSALHSGESNEKETIILSNCELEQSDIDVVTQNFSYATYLDLSYNKKIASNKFLLTPTTLYLKGCTSLHEIKYNFSTCTLKVLDISGCPIDYQEHFTNYDFPMLESLTLSWQKVDWQKLLGKLRALKNLTLENVSSQTIQLTSAKENPQSFETLLLALSDCKNIKSVTFGSLLSVHDIGHLSKLIDRKLSFHIKKESGQNLSILHNLQNLDTLYLEYVNDVKDDDLLNLIKSCANLSKITLDYCDGVTRDFIFSAAEFLRERDKDEPLKARLNLEMCGCAGITEEIQEHPLYAKAESALSLILFFECKHPTTSYRNDLIVPYPPPNVQLSIYVLFEIYKKLINLPVAQRFATVCEDFENAAIEEERHLKIIACRKAKIVHNDIYDAYLEITSESKDFFQELCCENATKMALNNRVIVFDKILDDFPKLKRLRLINCFIAEEEFPMNKQYNNISDLEVLGANAFRLWQSIAILFPNVGIVNLMDAALESPLEITMFRIPRFKENIVFQNITRFTVIGNILCDEEGEFLANLTQLKNFSIVRNSKVTANISPSSAASRSSN, translated from the exons atggagcgttgttggaaaagtgaaaataaaccgATTTTAGCGAAGAGTGCTTTGCACTCCGGCGAATCAAATGAGAAGGAAACCATCATATTAAGCAACTGTGAATTAGAACAAAGTGATATTGATGTGGTAACGCAAAATTTTTCTTATGCAACGTATTTGGATTTGTCATACAATAAGAAAATAG CATCAAATAAATTCCTACTGACCCCTACAACGCTGTACCTTAAGGGCTGCACGAGTTTGCATGAAATAAAGTACAACTTCAGCACGTGCACGCTGAAAGTACTAGATATTTCAGGCTGTCCCATTGACTATCAGGAACACTTCACGAACTATGACTTTCCGATGCTAGAAAGTCTTACGCTCAGTTGGCAAAAGGTGGATTGGCAAAAGCTGCTAGGAAAACTGAGGGCGTTGAAAAATCTAACGCTGGAAAATGTTAGCAGTCAAACTATACAACTCACAAGCGCAAAAGAAAACCCACAAAGCTTCGAAACATTGCTACTGGCGCTGTCCGattgtaaaaatatcaaatctgtCACTTTTGGTAGCCTGCTTAGTGTGCATGATATTGGTCACTTGAGCAAGTTGATTGACAGAAAACTgtcatttcatattaaaaaggAAAGCGGtcaaaatttaagcatattGCATAACTTACAAAACTTGGACACGCTCTATCTGGAGTACGTCAATGATGTTAAAGATGATGATttgttaaatttgataaaaagttGCGCAAACTTGTCAAAAATAACATTGGATTATTGTGATGGCGTGACAAGGGATTTCATATTCAGCGCTGCTGAGTTCTTGCGCGAACGCGATAAAGACGAGCCACTAAAGGCGCGTCTCAACCTGGAGATGTGTGGCTGCGCTGGCATTACAGAAGAAATACAGGAG CATCCTCTATATGCGAAAGCTGAATCCGCTTTGAGCTTAATATTATTCTTCGAGTGCAAACATCCAACAACTAGCTACAGAAATGA CCTCATCGTACCCTATCCACCGCCAAATGTACAACTGAGCATTTATGTACTCTTCGAAATCTACAAAAAGCTCATAAACCTACCGGTTGCACAGCGATTCGCCACCGTTTGTGAAGATTTCGAAAACGCAGCCATCGAAGAGGAGCGACATCTAAAGATAATCGCTTGTCGCAAAGCGAAAATCGTACACAATGACATCTATGATGCTTACTTGGAGATTACGTCTGAAAGCAAAGATTTTTTCCAAGAACTCTGCTgtgaaaatgcaacaaaaatggCGCTCAATAATCGTGTAATCGTCTTTGATAAGATACTTGATGATTTTCCAAAACTGAAGCGCTTAAGGCTCATAAATTGCTTTATCGCTGAAGAGGAGTTTCCTATGAAtaagcaatataataatatcagcGATTTGGAAGTATTGGGTGCAAATGCTTTTCGACTGTGGCAAAGCATAGCTATACTTTTTCCGAATGTCGGCATAGTAAATCTAATGGATGCTGCACTCGAGAGCCCTTTGGAGATAACGATGTTTAGAATACCACGTTTTAAAGAGAACATAGTCTTCCAAAATATCACGAGGTTCACTGTGATTGGCAATATTTTGTGTGATGAGGAAGGGGAGTTCCTAGCTAATCTAACACAACTGAAAAATTTCTCTATTGTCAGAAACTCAAAAGTTACAG CAAACATATCGCCGAGCTCAGCAGCATCGAGGAGCTCCAACTGA
- the LOC105220518 gene encoding LOW QUALITY PROTEIN: kelch-like protein diablo (The sequence of the model RefSeq protein was modified relative to this genomic sequence to represent the inferred CDS: inserted 1 base in 1 codon), with translation MSSSSSDCSSSATSGIYCEGPQTSPTTNQQESLQEEGTNSLDYTLARADLLDNEEQCNILRRRITDYEIRNFMEVCKSPEFLDFNVEHLQCIVEHDDLKVSSEADIFWAIRRWYKYDEEARRCHLPDLIACLRLTQFDVDFLYSHINTLPGCELLVNKAVEWLLRPCARGTITLRYTKARKVLQTEDETYWIIVQTRGDHRYVDKCLIRYSKALNEWQKWTDIKLERSNFCVVQLEHIIICIGGLERNTKPSNHVNRYNLSTKIWEPMPSMEQRRFYMSVACLDGKIYVCGGQNEKYQALNTVEGFDTIAERWQTIVSMPISRXGAGAAVLDGKLYVIGGFNRAHLRSVERYDPTKNIWTQCAEMNEARGWPGVAVHDGHIYAIGGWFNGAMRTVERYSLSANKWTTICCLNVARGSICGLSMNQTLWAIGGYGDGALKGTVEVYDDENDTWVEQKMLPEAGRYVH, from the exons ATGAGTAGCTCATCCAGTGATTGCTCGAGCTCTGCAACATCAGGTATATACTGTGAAGGACCTCAAACATCTCCGACTACAAATCAACAGGAAAGTTTACAAGAAGAAGGAACTAATTCTTTAGACTACACCTTGGCTAGAGCGGATCTATTAGACAATGAGGAACAGTGTAATATTTTACGACGACGTATTACAGATTATGAAATTAGGAATTTCATGGAG GTGTGTAAGAGTCCTGAATTCTTGGACTTCAACGTCGAACACTTGCAGTGTATTGTTGAACATGATGATTTGAAAGTAAGCTCGGAGGCGGATATTTTTTGGGCCATCCGACGTTGGTATAAATATGATGAGGAGGCACGGAGATGCCACTTACCCGATTTGATTGCATGTTTACGACTAACACAATTCGATGTCGATTTCTTATATTCTCACATAAATACCCTACCAGGCTGTGAGCTACTCGTAAACAAGGCTGTAGAATGGTTGCTCCGACCTTGCGCACGTGGTACTATAACACTGCGCTACACGAAGGCGCGCAAAGTGCTGCAAACCGAAGATGAAACCTACTGGATCATTGTACAAACTCGAGGAGAT CATAGGTACGTGGACAAATGTCTTATCCGCTATAGCAAAGCTCTAAATGAATGGCAGAAGTGGACCGACATAAAACTGGAGCGCAGTAACTTTTGTGTAGTACAATTGGAACATATTATCATCTGTATTGGCGGCTTAGAACGTAATACCAAGCCGAGCAATCATGTCAATCGCTATAATTTGAGTACAAAAATTTGGGAACCAATGCCATCGATGGAACAGCGTCGGTTTTACATGAGTGTCGCTTGCTTGGATGGTAAAATATATGTCTGCGGAGGGCAGAATGAAAAATACCAAGCTTTGAACACCGTGGAAGG GTTCGACACGATTGCTGAACGTTGGCAGACTATTGTTAGTATGCCCATAAGTC GCGGTGCGGGTGCTGCAGTCTTGGATGGTAAACTTTATGTGATTGGTGGCTTTAATCGTGCGCATTTACGGTCTGTGGAACGTTACGATCcaacgaaaaatatttggacACAATGTGCGGAAATGAATGAGGCACGCGGTTGGCCTGGA GTCGCGGTACACGATGGACATATTTATGCGATCGGTGGTTGGTTCAATGGCGCAATGAGAACGGTCGAACGCTACAGTTTGTCAGCTAATAAATGGACGACA ATATGTTGCCTGAATGTGGCACGCGGTAGCATTTGTGGCTTGTCTATGAATCAGACACTATGGGCGATAGGTGGCTATGGCGATGGCGCACTGAAGGGCACTGTGGAAGTGTACGATGATGAAAATGATACATGGGTGGAACAGAAAATGTTGCCAGAAGCTGGACGTTATGTGCATTAA
- the LOC128922235 gene encoding uncharacterized protein LOC128922235, translating into MRHSRFVDVSMHLTNLMWLSCETLATLKIDWKLEHTITALQTLQALKDIEVRNFNTNACTICMRDELLRVQDQNLQIHSPHCACAEDLQSGLIPRFFRTLIARTNIKKLTLEAEVLCRNLNYLHHLRHLTHLSIIAKKAGLDGFCIPMNFSQAVGQLVNLEYLYLARFFYCYDDVIYIVDRCRKLNEVRLKQCVGFSDVVPYDLVEVLKHKRAKDQLPFRLYMLNLMVDSSEACSERSGDSNEEVSSIVIL; encoded by the exons ATGCGTCACAGTAGGTTCGTTGATGTCTCTATGCACCTCACGAATCTCATGTGGTTGAGTTGTGAAACGCTCGCTACACTCAAAATCGACTGGAAGCTGGAGCATACCATTACGGCATTACAAACGCTGCAAGCATTAAAGGATATTGAAGTGCgaaatttcaatacaaatgcTTGTACAATTTGTATGCGTGACGAACTGTTAAGGGTTCAAGATCAGAACTTACAAATTCACTCGCCACACTGCGCATGTGCTGAAGATCTCCAATCAGGTTTAATACCACGCTTTTTTCGCACGCTCATCGCGCGTACTAACATCAAAAAGCTGACACTCGAAGCTGAAGTTTTGTGTAGAAATCTCAATTACTTGCACCACCTGCGACACCTAACGCATCTCAGCATTATTGCGAAGAAAGCCGGGCTGGATGGTTTTTGCATACCAATGAATTTCTCTCAAGCCGTTGGACAGCTTGTGAACTtggaatatttgtatttagCGAGGTTTTTCTACTGCTATGACGACGTTATTTATATCGTCGATAGATGTCGCAAACTAAACGAGGTTAGATTGAAGCAGTGTGTTGGATTCTCGGATGTGGTGCCCTATGACCTAGTCGAAGTACTGAAGCACAAACGCGCTAAGGATCAGCTGCCATTCAGATTATATATGCTTAACCTGATGGTGGACTCCAGCGAAGCGTGTAGT GAACGCTCGGGCGACAGCAATGAGGAAGTAAGTAGTATTGTTATCCTATAA